From the Butyrivibrio fibrisolvens genome, one window contains:
- a CDS encoding endo-1,4-beta-xylanase — MKRRIVGLLLALNMVCLAGCTAANSGGQGSLAQGESTQQAALEASADSSANASDSSAAASTQSADNTSIYEKEWYKEAIKSGLLSTGTNGRLENFVNKLRNGEKVTIAMIGGSITEGGGVKDTTKSYCDQFITMLGEQYPDAEIEYVNAGVGGTPSALGIMRYDKDVTSLCSETPDLVVVEFAVNDYEEPTEGRAYESLVRQILEEDDETAVMLMFAVFKSKWNLEDLYIPVGNLYGLPMVSVKDGTAAAFESGDLSDSLYFSDEYHPTALGHKIMADTMMNLINEIDSKIKTKTATDKIAPVPETYYYSPDFLNMKLVTSKDSNGAKVSTGSFTLTDTEVHQSVRSDEVTFPDNWSRDVSGNEPFVLEANCKNILLDYKAANNSEYGEAEVYVDGELMLTIDANRADGWNNNNVEIAFDDSKVSSHKLEIKMAEGSEDKKFTILAIAYSDEEMNLTQDRSAKAAASELAGTTMLDVYKDSFKLGVALPNNVFNSMTDFDTAVKDNFNSITCENEMKPESLLDKEASASGLPDSYYEPAVHFDNCQPSINYCEENGIQMRLHTLVWHNQTPRWFFTEDYTDDGDLVDRETMLRRMESYIKSVLTYFDKEHPGLIYAVDVVNEAFDVGDGDENGIRQKNNLWYEVVGPDYYVRAFEYASKYTSDDYSLFYNDYSCMWKGDLILENLSEVKENGWIDGIGMQSHLSTSDDIDKFLETAKSFLDAGYEVQGTELDIGVKSSTNAEFQKQADLYKAYFEGMLELKNQGYNVTSITVWGIDDAHTWRSGEDPLLFDKDLKKKDAYYAIIEDYES, encoded by the coding sequence ATGAAAAGAAGAATAGTTGGGTTATTACTTGCTTTAAATATGGTATGTTTGGCAGGCTGCACCGCCGCAAACAGTGGTGGTCAAGGATCCTTAGCTCAGGGAGAAAGCACGCAGCAGGCAGCGCTTGAAGCATCAGCGGATTCATCTGCAAACGCATCAGACTCAAGCGCTGCAGCTTCTACACAGTCAGCTGACAACACTTCAATATATGAAAAGGAGTGGTACAAGGAAGCTATAAAGTCCGGACTTCTCTCAACCGGTACAAACGGAAGATTAGAGAATTTTGTCAATAAGCTTCGAAATGGTGAAAAAGTCACCATCGCTATGATCGGCGGGTCAATTACAGAGGGCGGCGGAGTTAAGGATACTACAAAGTCTTATTGCGATCAGTTCATTACAATGCTAGGGGAGCAGTATCCTGATGCAGAGATTGAATATGTAAACGCCGGTGTTGGCGGTACACCTTCTGCGCTTGGTATCATGCGCTATGACAAAGACGTTACATCGCTTTGCAGCGAAACTCCTGATCTTGTAGTTGTAGAGTTTGCAGTTAACGATTATGAAGAGCCTACCGAAGGAAGAGCCTATGAAAGTCTTGTAAGGCAGATACTGGAAGAAGACGATGAGACAGCAGTAATGCTGATGTTTGCAGTCTTTAAGTCCAAGTGGAATCTTGAAGATCTTTACATTCCTGTAGGTAATTTGTACGGACTTCCAATGGTAAGTGTAAAAGACGGTACAGCTGCAGCATTTGAGTCAGGAGATCTTTCAGACAGCCTTTACTTTAGTGATGAGTATCATCCAACAGCTCTTGGTCACAAGATCATGGCTGATACAATGATGAATCTCATAAATGAGATAGACTCTAAGATCAAGACCAAAACAGCAACTGATAAGATTGCTCCTGTTCCTGAGACTTACTATTATTCACCGGATTTCCTTAACATGAAGCTGGTTACAAGTAAGGACTCAAATGGAGCCAAGGTTAGTACCGGAAGCTTTACTCTTACGGATACTGAGGTTCATCAGAGTGTCAGGAGCGACGAAGTAACATTCCCTGATAACTGGTCACGAGACGTCAGCGGTAACGAGCCTTTTGTTTTGGAAGCCAATTGCAAGAACATCCTTCTTGACTACAAAGCAGCTAATAACTCAGAATATGGAGAAGCAGAAGTATATGTAGATGGCGAGCTGATGCTTACTATCGATGCTAATAGAGCTGATGGCTGGAACAATAATAATGTAGAGATTGCATTTGATGATTCTAAAGTTTCCTCTCACAAGCTTGAGATCAAAATGGCAGAGGGAAGTGAAGACAAGAAGTTCACAATCCTTGCAATAGCTTATTCTGATGAAGAGATGAACCTTACTCAGGATAGAAGTGCTAAGGCAGCTGCTTCTGAACTTGCCGGAACTACAATGCTTGATGTGTACAAAGATTCATTTAAGCTAGGCGTTGCTCTTCCTAATAATGTATTTAATAGTATGACTGATTTTGATACTGCAGTTAAGGATAACTTCAACAGTATCACTTGTGAAAATGAGATGAAGCCTGAGTCGCTTCTTGACAAAGAAGCATCTGCAAGTGGTCTTCCGGATTCATATTATGAACCGGCTGTTCATTTTGATAACTGTCAGCCTAGTATCAATTACTGCGAAGAAAACGGCATCCAGATGAGACTTCATACTCTTGTATGGCACAATCAGACTCCAAGATGGTTCTTTACAGAAGATTACACAGATGACGGCGATCTTGTTGACAGAGAGACTATGCTAAGGCGAATGGAGAGCTATATAAAGTCAGTTCTTACATATTTTGACAAAGAGCATCCTGGTCTTATCTATGCAGTAGATGTTGTTAACGAAGCCTTTGACGTAGGCGACGGAGATGAGAACGGAATCAGACAGAAGAACAATCTCTGGTATGAGGTTGTGGGGCCTGACTATTACGTAAGAGCATTTGAATATGCAAGTAAATATACATCTGATGATTATTCTCTTTTCTACAATGACTATTCATGTATGTGGAAGGGTGATCTTATCCTTGAGAACCTCTCTGAAGTCAAAGAAAATGGCTGGATAGACGGAATCGGAATGCAGTCACATCTTTCAACCAGTGATGATATTGATAAGTTCCTTGAAACAGCCAAGTCCTTTCTTGATGCTGGATATGAAGTTCAGGGAACAGAGCTTGATATAGGCGTTAAGTCAAGTACTAATGCTGAATTTCAGAAGCAGGCAGATTTGTATAAGGCATATTTTGAAGGAATGCTTGAACTTAAGAATCAAGGCTATAACGTAACTAGCATCACAGTATGGGGCATCGACGATGCACATACCTGGAGAAGCGGTGAAGATCCGCTCCTTTTTGATAAGGATCTTAAGAAAAAAGATGCTTACTATGCAATAATAGAAGATTACGAATCTTGA
- a CDS encoding response regulator transcription factor: MLRVLLVDDEPHILQGLKALIDWNSEGYEIAATFSNGQDALDYLKDNRVDLIIADIKMPVMTGLDLLKEIRKSGVSDADFVISSGFADFSYAQTAIKYDCKRYILKPVDKEVLLEILGEVKQRNHTQDKAPISKEMEDAYFERDLIGVIRGKFDDVMLGRVLNKISDDDIVRYIEIQAEEAFLPDEDRDESDKIAMQRKIYEAAKAFLSDNEFNAVFDPSGHDNIYDVGFIYTRSLSVNMGCSEEDYFIKLHDYIRDYTNFDINLFVGKSVKGLRNTTKSYGTALRLRFLKGFREKQSIYNYDDNDIKNSNEKVLILKDSIDDFIRAVEDYDKDRILETVEKLYTDVRESGASSFIDININYIVFQLINLAAKLDDDINQEEILRIISEKTFEKGVLRGSKEHFKQFALEYADYLSQLRKNVSTGALADIEREVRDNYMSNLTLKGLGDKYYVNSAYLGQLFHKRYGCSFRDYLHNYRIEKAISLLLTTDMKIYEIAAAVGYRDVDYFVNKFIAVKGCTPAKFRKQEKKDN; encoded by the coding sequence ATGCTCAGGGTACTGTTAGTAGATGATGAACCACATATATTACAGGGACTTAAAGCTCTTATAGACTGGAATAGCGAGGGCTACGAGATCGCTGCGACATTCTCAAACGGTCAGGATGCTCTTGACTATCTTAAGGATAACAGGGTTGATCTTATAATAGCAGATATCAAGATGCCGGTTATGACCGGTCTTGACCTGTTGAAAGAGATACGAAAAAGCGGTGTAAGCGATGCAGATTTTGTTATCAGCAGCGGCTTTGCCGATTTCTCCTATGCCCAGACTGCTATCAAGTATGATTGTAAGAGATATATATTAAAACCTGTTGATAAAGAGGTTTTATTAGAAATCCTTGGTGAAGTTAAGCAAAGAAATCACACTCAGGACAAGGCTCCTATATCCAAGGAGATGGAAGATGCATATTTTGAGCGTGATCTTATAGGCGTTATAAGAGGCAAATTCGATGATGTCATGCTGGGAAGAGTTCTTAATAAGATAAGTGATGATGATATCGTAAGATATATAGAGATACAGGCAGAAGAAGCCTTCCTTCCTGACGAAGACAGGGATGAATCTGACAAGATCGCCATGCAAAGGAAGATATACGAAGCTGCCAAGGCATTTCTTTCGGATAATGAATTTAATGCTGTATTTGATCCATCAGGCCATGATAACATTTATGATGTGGGATTTATATATACAAGATCCCTTTCTGTAAATATGGGATGTAGTGAAGAGGACTATTTTATTAAGCTTCACGATTATATACGCGACTATACCAATTTTGATATAAATCTTTTTGTTGGTAAAAGCGTCAAAGGGCTCAGGAATACAACAAAGTCCTACGGAACAGCCCTCCGGCTTAGATTCTTAAAAGGCTTTAGAGAAAAGCAGAGCATATACAACTACGATGATAATGATATAAAAAACAGTAATGAAAAAGTACTGATCTTAAAAGATTCTATTGACGATTTCATCCGAGCTGTCGAAGATTATGACAAAGACAGAATATTAGAAACCGTAGAAAAGCTCTACACAGATGTAAGAGAGTCAGGCGCCAGCAGCTTTATTGATATTAATATCAATTATATAGTTTTCCAGCTTATCAATCTTGCAGCCAAGCTTGATGATGATATAAACCAGGAAGAGATACTCAGGATAATCAGTGAGAAGACCTTTGAAAAAGGCGTTTTAAGAGGCAGTAAAGAGCATTTTAAACAGTTTGCTCTGGAATATGCCGATTACCTCTCTCAGCTTCGTAAGAACGTCTCCACAGGCGCTCTTGCCGATATAGAAAGGGAAGTAAGAGATAATTATATGAGCAATCTTACGTTGAAGGGTCTTGGTGACAAATATTATGTTAACAGCGCTTATCTTGGTCAGCTTTTTCATAAAAGATACGGCTGCTCTTTTAGGGATTATCTGCATAATTACAGGATTGAAAAGGCTATATCACTTCTACTTACAACAGATATGAAGATCTATGAGATAGCTGCTGCAGTTGGTTACAGGGATGTAGACTACTTTGTCAACAAGTTCATCGCAGTAAAGGGATGTACCCCTGCCAAGTTCAGAAAACAGGAGAAGAAAGACAATTAA
- a CDS encoding glycoside hydrolase 43 family protein, producing MQSLNPIMKTDYPDPDVIRVGNAYYMVSTTMYFFPGCAILRSYDLVNWEIVNYVFDKLEDSSAENLEREESIYGHGMWAPTLRFHNGIYYIAFSSVDIKKTYFFTTDDIENGKWEKHYMDGFFHDLSLLFDDDGRVYVTYGNGDIWITELEPDLSAIKEGGLSKIIIKDTDDVYLRYEGSHIYKIDGYYYIFLIHWPKSAGMRTQVVYRASDLNGEFERRDLVIDDIGNPGRGVAQGGIVDTPDGKWVAYLFQDCGAVGRVPVIVPLTFKDGFPYVSDDLKIPSEKEIKKFLDTQNLAKDHKYDKLYTSDDFKYDVTKTSHPDLKKQWQWNHLPCDSGWKIKHEGGLEIKNTKIATNLVHAKNMLTQRMMMPKCCAQVTVDVSGLKDGDVAGICAMQGCYGLVGVRNQSFQKELVVMVRKKEEVDRFDKRIDYLPGNVVFSRIIDTDVVTLKICADFTGGKDTAYFYYDAGDGMIDTGINHKLHFGLDHFTGCRFGLFNFATKQPGGKAIFNDFEYEA from the coding sequence ATGCAGAGTTTGAATCCTATTATGAAAACTGATTATCCGGATCCGGATGTTATAAGAGTTGGTAATGCTTATTATATGGTGAGCACAACTATGTATTTTTTCCCGGGATGCGCTATTTTAAGATCTTATGATCTTGTTAACTGGGAGATAGTTAATTATGTTTTTGACAAACTGGAGGATAGCTCTGCTGAGAACCTCGAGAGAGAAGAAAGCATATACGGACATGGAATGTGGGCTCCGACCCTCAGATTCCATAACGGAATATACTATATAGCTTTTTCATCTGTTGATATCAAAAAGACTTACTTTTTTACCACAGATGATATTGAGAACGGCAAGTGGGAGAAACACTATATGGACGGTTTCTTCCATGACTTATCACTTCTTTTTGACGATGACGGAAGGGTATATGTAACTTATGGCAATGGAGATATCTGGATCACAGAGCTTGAGCCTGACCTTTCTGCTATCAAAGAAGGAGGCCTTTCCAAGATCATAATAAAGGATACAGATGATGTATATCTTAGATACGAAGGCTCTCATATCTATAAGATTGACGGCTATTATTACATCTTCCTTATACATTGGCCCAAGAGCGCCGGAATGAGAACACAGGTCGTATATAGAGCAAGCGATCTAAACGGCGAATTCGAAAGAAGAGACCTTGTGATCGATGATATCGGCAATCCCGGAAGAGGCGTAGCACAGGGCGGAATCGTTGATACTCCTGACGGAAAATGGGTTGCATATTTGTTCCAGGACTGCGGAGCTGTAGGAAGAGTACCTGTAATAGTTCCTCTTACTTTCAAGGACGGCTTCCCATATGTAAGTGATGATCTTAAGATTCCTTCTGAAAAAGAGATAAAGAAGTTTCTTGATACTCAAAATTTGGCTAAAGATCATAAATATGATAAACTATACACTTCGGACGATTTTAAATACGATGTGACCAAAACATCTCATCCTGATCTTAAAAAGCAGTGGCAGTGGAATCACCTTCCCTGTGATTCAGGCTGGAAGATCAAGCATGAAGGCGGTCTTGAGATCAAGAATACCAAGATAGCAACTAACCTTGTTCATGCCAAAAATATGCTCACCCAGCGCATGATGATGCCAAAGTGCTGCGCTCAGGTTACAGTTGATGTAAGCGGTCTTAAAGACGGAGATGTAGCAGGAATCTGCGCTATGCAGGGATGCTATGGCCTTGTGGGTGTCAGAAATCAGTCCTTCCAGAAAGAACTTGTCGTTATGGTCAGGAAGAAAGAGGAAGTTGACAGATTTGACAAAAGAATAGATTATCTGCCCGGTAATGTCGTATTTTCGCGTATAATAGATACAGACGTCGTTACGCTCAAGATTTGTGCTGACTTTACCGGAGGTAAGGATACTGCATATTTTTATTATGATGCGGGCGACGGAATGATTGATACAGGAATTAATCATAAGCTTCATTTTGGTCTTGATCATTTTACCGGATGCAGATTCGGACTATTTAATTTTGCTACCAAGCAGCCCGGTGGAAAAGCTATTTTCAACGACTTTGAATACGAAGCTTAG
- a CDS encoding SGNH/GDSL hydrolase family protein translates to MRGPVAPRDPEKKRQFYFLMKDKNVFAFPTPDGKGITPIYLDGGRLIEASKFVGNLSDENLIDMLKTAQGFKKLVHSIGVIVDGCDKDTECKFVFQFYGKNDLLGGGTLLEMPVACNGAEHLLDLSAIDLTDEDKEVGQCRFEYGANDFTANVTVKLYLNDGFDAPVQEEDAPVDLESAEFAAHVRDSVLQVGNSYRFNKAVEKARRGEDTTIAFIGGSITQGAGAVPINTECYAYKTYEAFKKLTGMDENIHYVKAGVGGTPSELGMLRYDRDVRRDGEVEPDVVIVEFAVNDEGDETKGVCFESLVRKIWNGKSQPAVIILFSVFANDYNLEDRLSPVGKAYDLPMVSLKACVTDQFYKTKDTGRLITKAQYFYDVFHPTNTGHSVMAMCLEQVMKDMLDNKSEVDTDFDKVVSPIGTDFETVVLFDKKDKPVEALIDEGDFDSTDTELQAVEMNMDIKGTKQFPNNWRFDAKKHGSFSKPFTMEVEAKRLVIINKDSGSPLEGVADVYVDGEYVRSINPLDNGWVHCNPLIILNDRECKKRRVEVKMAKGSEEKSFTILGFGIVR, encoded by the coding sequence ATGCGTGGACCGGTTGCTCCAAGAGATCCGGAGAAAAAGAGACAGTTTTACTTTCTGATGAAGGATAAGAATGTATTTGCCTTTCCAACACCTGATGGAAAGGGAATCACTCCCATCTATCTCGATGGCGGAAGACTTATAGAAGCAAGTAAGTTCGTTGGTAATCTTTCTGATGAAAATCTTATAGATATGCTGAAAACAGCGCAGGGCTTTAAAAAGCTCGTTCATAGTATCGGAGTAATAGTTGATGGCTGTGACAAGGATACAGAGTGTAAGTTCGTATTCCAGTTCTATGGCAAGAATGACCTCCTTGGAGGCGGAACACTTCTTGAGATGCCTGTAGCTTGTAACGGAGCAGAGCACCTTCTTGATCTTTCTGCTATCGATCTTACTGATGAAGATAAGGAAGTTGGTCAGTGCCGCTTTGAATATGGCGCTAATGACTTTACTGCCAATGTGACAGTTAAGCTTTATCTTAATGACGGATTTGATGCACCTGTTCAGGAAGAGGATGCACCAGTAGATCTTGAAAGCGCAGAATTTGCAGCACATGTAAGGGACAGCGTCCTTCAGGTTGGTAACTCCTACAGATTCAACAAGGCTGTAGAAAAGGCAAGACGCGGAGAAGATACAACGATCGCATTTATCGGCGGTTCCATAACACAGGGCGCCGGTGCTGTTCCGATCAACACAGAATGTTATGCATATAAGACATACGAAGCTTTCAAAAAGCTCACAGGAATGGATGAAAACATCCATTACGTAAAGGCCGGTGTAGGCGGAACTCCTTCAGAGCTTGGAATGCTCCGCTATGATAGAGATGTAAGAAGAGACGGCGAGGTTGAACCGGATGTAGTTATCGTTGAATTCGCTGTTAATGATGAAGGCGATGAGACCAAGGGTGTCTGCTTTGAAAGTCTTGTCAGAAAGATCTGGAATGGCAAGAGTCAGCCTGCAGTTATAATCCTTTTCTCAGTTTTTGCTAACGATTACAATCTTGAGGATAGACTCAGCCCTGTAGGTAAAGCCTACGATCTTCCGATGGTAAGTCTTAAAGCCTGTGTTACAGACCAGTTCTATAAGACCAAGGATACAGGAAGACTTATTACTAAGGCACAGTATTTCTACGATGTATTTCATCCGACTAACACAGGCCACAGCGTAATGGCTATGTGCCTTGAGCAGGTAATGAAAGACATGCTCGATAATAAGAGCGAAGTAGATACAGATTTTGACAAGGTGGTATCACCTATCGGTACTGACTTTGAAACAGTTGTTCTTTTTGACAAAAAAGATAAGCCTGTAGAAGCTCTTATCGACGAAGGTGATTTTGACAGCACAGATACAGAGCTTCAGGCTGTTGAGATGAACATGGATATTAAGGGTACTAAGCAGTTTCCAAATAACTGGAGATTTGATGCCAAAAAGCACGGTTCATTTTCAAAGCCATTCACAATGGAAGTTGAAGCAAAGCGCCTTGTTATCATAAACAAGGATTCAGGAAGCCCTCTTGAAGGAGTAGCTGATGTATACGTTGATGGGGAATACGTTAGAAGCATCAATCCTTTGGATAACGGCTGGGTACACTGCAATCCTCTGATAATCCTTAATGATAGAGAGTGCAAAAAGAGAAGAGTAGAAGTTAAGATGGCTAAGGGAAGCGAAGAAAAGAGTTTTACGATTCTTGGATTTGGAATTGTAAGATAA
- a CDS encoding sensor histidine kinase, whose amino-acid sequence MIFVIIPLFVVDGIIAGIIWNAEKTERQTLNKGVASSIEFTLGSDFGMIDEMTTSVYLNSGIYDFLNTKYASEYDYYIAYGNLRKTSTLWELASLEHCSFNFYADNSTLVGGGGIQTIDSIKDTLWYKDFKACGSNKLLWFGYYKDETRNIENSKHIYLIQALDYYPEPSKEKILVFELSYDYLTKELTELSGINEGVLFEVTQKDRVVLSNDISDTTYDDFRIKADEKSIDYSIKAKLYGCDIDINVLKRENYVKRAVNKYITIVLILVAISFIMPLFGLTYFRTLFLNRLLRLSSTVKRYNDEHLELATDTEGDDEIALLARNYNTMAERINYLIDTVYKQKLRESKSIMARQKAELLALQSQINPHFLFNALESIRMHSVIKREQETARMIENLAIIQRQYVEWGSDMVKIKDEMNFVSAYLDLQSYRFGDRLSYSIDIDDEALEYDIPKLSMVTFVENACIHAIEPKASKGWIFVRAYIKDDNMYIEIEDTGIGMDDEDVLSLSDKMNNASIDMLKTSGRVGIINACLRLKMYAGEGTYFDISSEKGVGTLITIKIPADKNTKLR is encoded by the coding sequence TTGATATTCGTTATAATACCCTTATTTGTTGTAGACGGTATTATAGCAGGTATTATTTGGAATGCAGAAAAAACGGAGAGGCAGACCTTAAATAAAGGCGTTGCCTCTTCTATTGAGTTTACTCTTGGTTCTGATTTTGGGATGATCGATGAGATGACTACATCGGTATATCTCAATAGTGGAATATATGATTTTCTAAATACAAAATATGCTTCGGAATATGACTACTACATTGCTTATGGCAATCTGCGCAAGACCTCGACCTTATGGGAGCTTGCAAGCCTTGAGCATTGTAGTTTTAATTTTTATGCGGACAACTCTACACTTGTCGGTGGTGGCGGAATTCAGACTATAGACAGTATCAAGGATACTCTATGGTATAAGGATTTTAAAGCCTGTGGCAGTAACAAGCTCTTATGGTTTGGTTATTACAAGGATGAGACCAGAAATATAGAAAATTCCAAGCATATATATCTGATTCAGGCTTTGGATTATTATCCGGAGCCTTCTAAAGAAAAAATACTCGTATTTGAACTTAGCTACGATTACCTTACTAAGGAACTTACAGAGCTTTCAGGTATTAACGAAGGCGTTTTGTTTGAAGTTACTCAGAAAGACCGTGTAGTTCTTTCTAATGATATCTCAGATACAACTTATGATGATTTCAGGATCAAAGCTGATGAAAAGAGTATTGACTATTCTATAAAAGCTAAGCTCTATGGCTGCGATATCGATATTAATGTATTAAAAAGAGAAAACTATGTTAAAAGGGCAGTAAATAAATATATTACTATTGTCCTTATTCTTGTTGCTATAAGTTTTATTATGCCGCTTTTTGGACTGACTTACTTCAGGACGCTTTTTCTGAACAGGCTGCTAAGACTAAGTAGTACGGTTAAGAGATATAATGACGAACACTTAGAGCTTGCAACTGATACAGAAGGCGATGATGAGATAGCACTTCTTGCCAGAAACTATAATACTATGGCAGAGCGCATCAATTATCTTATAGATACTGTCTATAAACAAAAACTTAGAGAAAGTAAATCCATCATGGCAAGGCAAAAAGCGGAGCTTTTAGCACTTCAAAGCCAGATCAATCCTCATTTTCTCTTTAATGCTCTTGAGAGTATCAGGATGCACAGTGTCATCAAAAGGGAACAGGAAACTGCCAGGATGATAGAGAATCTTGCCATAATCCAAAGACAATATGTCGAATGGGGAAGTGATATGGTCAAGATCAAAGATGAGATGAACTTTGTATCCGCTTATCTTGATCTTCAAAGCTATAGATTTGGCGACAGGCTTTCGTATTCTATTGATATAGACGACGAAGCCCTGGAATACGATATTCCAAAGCTGTCCATGGTAACTTTTGTGGAAAATGCCTGTATTCATGCTATAGAACCCAAAGCGTCAAAGGGTTGGATCTTCGTAAGAGCATATATCAAAGATGATAATATGTATATAGAGATAGAAGATACCGGAATTGGAATGGATGATGAAGATGTCTTGTCTCTTTCAGATAAGATGAATAATGCAAGTATAGATATGCTCAAAACCAGTGGCAGAGTGGGAATTATCAATGCATGCCTGCGACTTAAAATGTATGCGGGCGAGGGGACTTATTTTGACATATCTTCAGAAAAAGGGGTAGGAACTCTTATAACTATTAAGATTCCTGCTGATAAGAATACTAAATTAAGATAA